CGGACGAGGCCGAGCTGGCTGCGCACCATCTCGTCGGCCAGATCGGGATCGGCCTTGCGCGGATCAAGCAGGTCGGCGCGATGGGCGAGCTTGGCCTTATGCTCCTCGAGCTGGGCCAGTTCGACCGCGCGCTCCACCTTGAGGCGGCGATAATCGCCCCACGACAGGATGCCGTTCGACCCCACGATCGCATAGCCGAGGAAGTTGGCGATGATGAGCACGGCCAGCGCCGGAAGCGCCGCCCGCTTGATCATCGCCACAGTCCGGAGTGTGCCCGCCTTCATGGATTAACCAGAATCAGTTTATCGCTTGGGAATCAAGCCCTTTTCGAAGCGAAGATGGATCGCCCGGCATATTTCGCGGCCGAGCCGAGCTCTTCCTCGATGCGGATCAGCTGGTTGTATTTGGCGAGCCGGTCCGAGCGCGCCAGCGAGCCGGTCTTGATTTGCCCGCAATTGGTGGCGACGGCGAGGTCGGCGATGGTCGTGTCCTCGGTCTCGCCCGAGCGGTGCGACATCACCGCCGTGTAACCGGCGCGCTGCGCCATCGACACCGCTTCGAGCGTCTCCGACAAAGTGCCGATCTGGTTGACCTTGACCAAGAGCGAGTTGGCCAGCCCCTGCGCGATGCCCATTTCCAGGCGGCGCGGGTTGGTGACGAACAGGTCGTCGCCGACCAGCTGGACCTTGTCGCCGACCAGGTCGGTCAGGATCTTCCAGCCTTCGAAATCGTCCTCGGACATGCCGTCCTCGATCGACAGGATCGGGTAGCGGCGGGTGAGATCGGCCAGATATTCGGCCATCTCGCCCGACGAGAGCGTCTTGCCCTCCCCGACCATGCGGTAGGCGCCATCCTTGTAGAATTCGGTGGCGGCGCAATCGAGCGCGAGTACGACGTCGTCACCGGGCGTGTAGCCGGCCTGCTCGACCGACTTCATAATGAAGTCGAGCGCATCGGTGGTCGAGGCGAGCGCCGGGGCGAAGCCGCCCTCGTCGCCCACCGCGGTGGAAAGACCGGCGTCGGAAAGCCGCTTCTTCAGCGTATGGAAGATCTCGGCGCCGCAGCGCACCGCTTCCTCGAGGCTGTCTGCGCCGACCGGCATCACCATGAATTCCTGGAAATCGATCGGATTGTCGGCATGCTCGCCGCCATTGATGATGTTCATCATCGGCACCGGCAGCACCTGCGCCGAAACCCCGCCGACATAGCGGTAGAGCGGAAGCGCGCGGGCATCGGCCGCGGCGCGCGCGATGGCCAGGCTGACGCCGAGGATGGCGTTGGCGCCGAGCCGCGCCTTGTTGTCGGTGCCGTCGAGCTCGATCAGCAGGGCGTCGATCTCGGGCTGGTCCTCGGCATCGAGGCCGGTGATCGCGTCGGCGATCTCGCCGCGCACGGCCTCGACCGCCTGCATCACGCCCTTGCCGAGATAGCGGCTTTTGTCCCCGTCGCGTTTTTCCACCGCCTCATGGGCACCGGTCGATGCGCCGGAGGGCACCGCGGCGCGGCCCATGCTACCGTCCTCGAGAAGCACCTCCACTTCCACGGTCGGGTTGCCCCGGCTGTCGAGAATCTGGCGGGCGTGGACGTCGAGAATCGCGGTCATTTGTTACGGCCTCGTTATGAGCTAGGATCGGCGATACGCGCGGCTTAGTGGCGAGCTTCCGGCGAAGCAACTTTCCTTTCCGGCCACGGAACGGAAGTTCGACCGCAAGTGTTTCGAGTCGCAAGAGGATTAGTCATCAAAACCCTGGAGGAAACAGTCCATGCCCCCTCGCAATTCCGAGCTGCCTGAAGGCACCGACCACATCATCAACGGCGCCATGGCCACCACCAGCGACAGCGGCGCGGAGCCGGGATCGGGCGGCGGCTTCGTGGGCAGCGCCGGTGCCGACGATACCGGCGGCACCGCGGCTGGGTCCTCGACCGCCCCGGTCAAGCAGCAGCTGCGCGACAGCGCCAACTCCCTGCGCGACCAGGCCGGCTCCAAGGCCCGCGAATATGCCGAAGACGGCAAGCAGCGCGCCACCACCGCGCTCGCAGACTTCTCGCGCGTGGTGAACGAAGCCGCCGATTCGATCGACGAGCGTCTGGGCGAACAATATGGCCGCTATGCCCGCCAGGCCGCGGACGCGGTTTCGGGCTATGCCGACACGCTCCGCAACAAGCAGGTCGACGAGCTCTATGACGACGCCCGCAACCTCGTCCGCAAGAGCCCGGCCGTGGCGATCGGCGTGGCGGCCGCCGTCGGCTTCGCGCTGGTGCGCCTCGTCAAGGCCGGCATGCCGGAGCAGGAAGGCGATCGCGACGTGAGCTTCACGCCCGATCCGAGCCTCGGCGCGGACAGCGGCGGCACGTCCGGCGCCAGCTCGGCCGGCGGCCCGGCCACGGGAGCCTGACGTTGGACGCGAGGGTGGAAACCCCGCAGACGGAGAGTTCGATCGGCGACCTGTTCCATCAGCTCGTCGGCGACGGCAAGGCGTATGTCAGCGCGGAGGTCAATCTCTACAAGGAGATAGCACGCCACCGCGCTGCCCAGGCCAAGGCCGGCGTGGCGGCGTTGGTGGCGGGCGCGGTGCTCGCTCTGTCGGGGCTGATCGCCTTCATGGTCGGGCTGGTGATGGGGCTCGCGCCCCTCGTCGGCCCGGTTCTGGGCGGGCTGATCGTGCTCGCAGTGTCCGGGCTCATCGCCTTCCTGCTGGTCCGCTTCGGCGCCGCGCGCATGGCGGCACTGAGCGGAACGCCCGAGGAAAAGGCCGCGCTCGCGGCCGGGGAGAACCGGCCATGAAGCAGGACAGCGTGAGGCTCGAACGCGCTCAGCGCGAAGTCGTCCAGGCCCGGCAGCGGGTGCAGTCGACGCTCGGCGCGCTGCAGTACCGTCTGAAGCCCGGCACCCTCGCCCATAACGCCTGGGACGGCGTCCGCGAGAAAAGCGGCGCGATTGCCGATGACGCCATGACGGCGGTGAAGGAACGCCCCGGCACCGTGTCCGGCGTCGTTGCCGGCATCGTCCTGTTCCTGGCACGCGAGCCATTGTGGCGCTTCGCCTCGGGCCTGTTCGCCGGCCGCGGCGACGAGCCGCCCGGCACGATCCACGCCAATCTCGACCATGATCCAGACTATGACCTCACCGCTCCGCGGGTGAAGAGGTCCCAATATGAAGGAGTGAGCGCATGACGACGACGACCGAAAACACACGCGGCGACAACGCGGGCACCAACGAAGGAGGCCGCCTCTCGGCTGCCGCAAGCCGCGTCCGCGAGACGGCGACGACCGCCCGCTCGCGCGCCGGTGACGCCTATGGCGCTGCCCGCGAGCGCACCGCCACCGCCTACAGCACGGCCCGCGAGAACGCTTCGCGCGCCACCCGCAAGACTGCCGACGGCATCGATTCCAACCCGGTCGGCGCGCTGGTCGGCGGGCTCGCGATCGGCGCCCTGCTCGCCGCCGTGCTGCCGCGCAGCCGCCGCGAGCAGGAATTGCTCGGCGATTACGGCCGCCGCGTCACCGACACTGCGCGCGAAGCAGCGAAGGCCGCTCGCGAGGCGGGCACCGAAAAGCTCGACGAGCTCGGTCTCAGCAAGGACGCCGCCAAGCAGAAGCTCAACGAACTCGCCAGCAATGCCGGCGAGGCCGTACGCACCTCGGCCGGCGCCGCAGCGCAGACGCTGAAAGGCGGATCGCAGCCCCAATAAGCCTTCGCACCGCGCGCCCAGGGACTGGACTTCCCCAAGGGAATCCGGAACTTGGGCGCGCGCCCGTGCGTCTTTGGGGGTCCAAGGAGAATCTATTGATGCGATTGATCACCAAGTCCGGCGCCGCCTTCGTGCTCGCGGCCGTCGCCCTTACCGCCCCGGCCCAGGCCGCGGTCGACAACAGCGATCCGGGCCGTTTCGTGCAGAGCCTCGCCCAGACCGGCTTCGGCGTCCTGAAGGGCAACCGCGCCTCGGCGCGCGGCCAGTTCCGCTCGCTCCTGTCGCAGCATTTTGCCGTCGAGACGATCGGCGACCGGCTGATCCAGCGCTGGCGTCCGACTTTGAAGCCGGCCCAGTACCAGGCCTACAAGTCCGCTTTCCCGAGCTTCATCGTCGGCACCTATGCCGACCGTCTCTACGATTATGCCAATGCCAGCATCAAGGTCGTCCGGGTCCAGAATCAGGGCAATAGTTCGGCGGTGCTGACGCAGGTTACCAAGCCCGGCGCCCGCCCGGCCAACGCCGTCTGGACAGTCACCAAGAGCGGCGATGGTTACAAGGTAACGAATCTCACCGTAAATGGCGTGAACTTGGCCGTGGCCCAACGCGCCGACTTCGATTCCTACGTTCAGCGCAACGGCTTCGACGCGCTCGTCGCCTTCATGAAAAGGCGCGGCTAAGCCACTCTCCCGGCTTGCCTCGGTTGGCGATCGTGCTAGGCGGTCGCCAACCCCAAAGGATCGAGGCGAACATGAGCAAAATGCATCTGGTATTCGGCGGACGCGTCAAGGATCCGCAAGGCCTGGACTTCGTCGACCTGCCCTCCGTGCACCTGGTCGGCCTGTTCCCCGATTATGCGAGCGCGGTCGACGCCTGGCGCGCCAACGCCCAGCGCACCGTCGACGATGCCGAGATGAAATATGTGGTGGTGCACCTCCACCGCCTGCTCGAGCCGTCGCTGGCCGAAGTCAGCCAGGGCTAAGCCGCCTTACGCCTTGCGGTAGCGGAGCAGCAGCAAGGGCGTGGTGAGCGCGAAGCCGGCAAAGAAGCCGCCGATATGGGCGGCGACCGCAACCGGCTGCGCGGTCCCGCTCGCGACGAACCCGAACATCAGCTGCAGCACGATCCAGGCCGCGCCCATCCAGGCAACGTTGAGCCAACGCGCCAGCACCGGATGCGCCACATTCACGCGGTTGCGGCTGAACAGCAGGGCATAGGCGCCGAATACCCCCGACACCGCCCCGCTCGCCCCGATCATCAGCGCCGCGCTGCCCGGCGCCGACAGCAACATCGCCGCCGCCGCGACATAGGCCGAGACCACGTAGAGGATCACGATCCCGCGCGCGCCCAGGATCGCCTCCGCCGCGCGGCCGCAGAAGAGCAGCATCAGCAGGTTGAAGGCGAGATGGACGAAATTGCCGTGGACGAGGGTCGCGGTGAGCGGCGTCAGCCAGACCGGCGCCAGCCCCTCGGCGCTGATCGAGCCATCGAGCCGGGCCGGAATGAAGGCGCCCCACACGGCCGCGTCCATCTCCCGCCCGAGCAGCATCGGCACGATCCAGGCCAGCGCGGTCGCGACCGCGATGGCGAGCGTCGCGCGCGCCTTGGTCCAGCTTTGCGGCGGGCGCAATTTAGATGAACTCGACCTTCTCGATCGAATAATATTTGTCGCCCGACGGCGCCGAGACCTCGACGTCCTCGCCGACGCTGCGGCCGATCAGCGCGCGGCCGAGCGGAGACGAATAAGAGATACGGCCGATCTTGGCGTCGGCCTCGGTCTGGCCGACGATCTGATACTTGATCGGCTTGTCATGCTCGTCGAGCAGATGGACGGTGGCGCCGAACACGACCTTGTCGCCCGACAAAGTCTTCGGATCGATCACCATCGCCCGGCTCAGCCGATCGTCGATGTCGGCGATTTGCGCCTCGACCTGGCCCTGCCGCTCCTTGGCGGCATGATATTCGGCATTTTCCGAAAGGTCGCCGTGAGCACGCGCTTCTTCAATTGCGTCGATGATCGCCGGACGCTCGACAGTTTTCAGGTGCCGGACTTCGGTCTGCAGCTTCTCATAGCCTTCGGCCAGCATCGGCATCTTGTCTACCGTCGCCATTTCACTGCCTTTCGTCAAAACTTCTTCTCGGCGGACTTGGAAAAGGCCACCTCTTCGAGATCAAATTGTCTGGATCACGCTCTGGAGACGGAATAATAGTCCTGAAGGGAGCGAACTTCAAGCTCGTGCTCGCGCAGTGCCCCGATCGCCCGCACCACAGCGGCGCTGGACGCGGCCGTGGTGAAATAGGGCACCTTCGCCATCAGCGCCGACTTGCGGATCGACGCGGAGTCCTTGTGGCTCTGCCAGCCCTCGGTCGTGTTGAAGATCAGGTCGACCTCGCCGTCCTTGATCTTGTCGACGATGTGGGGGCGGCCCTGAGCGACCTTGTTGACCCGCTCGACGTCGAGCCCCTGCCCGATCAGGTAATCGGCGGTGCCGGCGGTGGCGAGCACCTTGAAGCCGAGGCCGAGCAGAGCGCGCACCGGCGAGACGATGCTGGTCTTGTCGCTGTCCTTGACCGACACGAACAAGGTGCCGTGGTCCGGCAGATGGACTCCCCCGCCCTGCTGCGATTTCAGGAAGGCCGTAGCAAAATCGTTAGAGATTCCCATGACTTCGCCGGTCGACTTCATTTCCGGCGAGAGCACCGGATCGACGCCCGGGAAGCGCGCGAACGGGAACACCGCTTCCTTGACCGCGATGTGCGGAATGTCGCGGTGGATCGGCAGGAAGTTCATCAGCGCCTCGCCCGCCATCACCCGTGCGGCGATCTTGGCGATCGGCGTGCCGATCGCCTTGGCGACGAACGGCACGGTGCGGCTGGCGCGCGGATTGACCTCGATCAGATAGACCTCGCCCTCCTTGACCGCGAACTGGACGTTCATCAGGCCGACGACGCCCAGCGCCAGAGCGAGCTCGCGTGCTTGGCGCTCGATCTCGGCGATGATCGCCGGCTCGAGGCTGTAGGGCGGCAGCGAGCAGGCGCTGTCGCCCGAATGGACGCCCGCCTCCTCGATATGCTGCATGACGCCGGCGATGACGACGTCCTTGCCGTCGGAAATGGCGTCGACGTCGACCTCGATCGCGTCGCGCAGATACTGGTCGATCAGCACCGGGCTGTCGCCCGACACTTGCACCGCGGTGTGGATATAGTCGTCGAGCTGCGCCGGGCCGTCGACGATCTCCATCGCGCGTCCACCAAGCACGTAGGACGGGCGGGTCAGCACCGGGTAGCCGATCCGCTCGGCGACCGCGATCGCCTCCTCGCGGCTGCGGGCGATGCCATTGGCCGGCTGCTTGAGACCGAGGCGGTTGACGAGGCCGGCGAAACGCTCGCGGTCCTCGGCGAGGTCGATCGCGTCGGGCGACGTGCCGAGGATCGGAATCCCTTCCTTCTCGAGCGCCGCGGCCAGCTTGAGCGGCGTCTGGCCGCCGAACTGGACGATGACGCCATGAAGCGTGCCGCGCGACTGCTCGACATGCAGGATCTCGAGCACGTCCTCGGCGGTCAGCGGCTCGAAATAGAGCCGGTCCGACGTATCATAGTCGGTCGAGACCGTCTCCGGATTGCAATTGACCATGATGGTCTCGTAGCCCGCCTCGTCGAGCGCGTAGCAAGCGTGGCAGCAGCAATAATCGAATTCGATGCCCTGGCCGATGCGGTTGGGCCCGCCGCCGAGGATAACGACCTTCTTGCGGTCGCTCGGCTGGCTTTCGTCCTCCGGCTCGCCGAAGCTCGGCGCCTCGTAGGTCGAGTACATGTAGGGCGTCTTCGCCTCGAACTCGGCGGCGCAGGTGTCGATGCGCTTGAAGACCGGGCGCACGCCGAGCTTGTGGCGCAGCTTGCGCACCTCGTCCTCGGTGGTCGCCCCGGCGAGCGCACGCACGGTGTCGTGGATGAGGCCATGACGTCCGATAAGCGCCTTGCCGGCCGGGATGTTGGCCGATTTCATCGCCAGCTCGGCCAGGCGCTTGTCGGAAAAGCCCATCGCCTTCAGGCGGCGCAGGCCCTCTGCGTCGTTGGGCAGGCCGTTGGCGCAGATCCCTTCCTCGGCGTCGACGATCTCCTTGATCCGCTCAAGGAACCAGGGGTCGTATTTGGCGATCGCGTGGATTTCGGCGACGGTGAAGCCTTCGCGAAGCGCCTGGGCTGCGACGAGCAGCCGGTCCGGCGTCGGCGTCGCCAGCGCAGCCTCGATCTCGGCGCGCGGGGCGCCGTAGAGCGCCTTGACGCCATCGAGGCCGATCAGGCCGGTCTCGAGGCCGCGCAGGGCCTTCTGCAGGCTCTCGTGGATCGAGCGGCCGATCGCCATCACTTCGCCGACCGATTTCATCGCGGTCGAGAGCAGGGCTTCGGAGCCCTTGAACTTCTCGAAGGCGAAGCGCGGAATCTTGGTGACGATATAATCGATCGTCGGCTCGAACGAGGCCGGCGTCGCGCCGGTAATGTCGTTGTCAATCTCGTCCAGCGTGTAGCCGACCGCAAGCTTGGCCGCGACCTTGGCGATCGGGAAGCCGGTCGCCTTGGACGCGAGCGCCGAGGAACGGCTCACGCGCGGGTTCATCTCGATCACGATCAGCCGCCCATCCTTCGGATTGACTGCGAACTGAACGTTGGAACCGCCTGTTTCTACGCCGATTTCCCGGAGCACCGCGATCGATGCATTGCGCATGATCTGATATTCCTTGTCGGTCAGCGTCAGCGCCGGCGCAACGGTGATCGAATCCCCGGTATGGATGCCCATCGGGTCGATATTCTCGATCGAGCAGATGATGATGCAATTGTCCGCGCGGTCGCGGACAACCTCCATCTCATATTCCTTCCAGCCGAGCAGCGACTCCTCGATCAGCACCTCGGTGGTCGGCGAGGCTTCGAGGCCGCCCTTCACGATCGCGACGAACTCGTCGCGATTGTAAGCGATGCCGCCGCCCGTGCCGCCGAGCGTGAAGCTCGGGCGGATGACGGCCGGAAGCCCGGTCGTCTCCAGCGCCTGGATCGCCTCGTCCAGGCTGTGCGCGATCGCCGAGCGCGGGCTCTCCAGCCCGATCCGGTCCATCGCGTCGCGGAATTTCTGGCGGTCTTCGGCCATCTCGATCGCGTCGGCGTCGGCGCCGATCATCTTGACGCCATATTTGTCGAGCGTGCCGTCCTTGAACAGAGCCAGGGCCGTGTTGAGCGCGGTCTGGCCGCCCATCGTCGGCAGCACCGCGTCCGGGCGCTCCTTCTCGATGATCTTGGCGACCATTTCGGGCGTGATCGGCTCGACATAAGTGGCGTCGGCCAGCTCGGGATCAGTCATGATCGTGGCCGGGTTGGAGTTCACCAGGATGATCCGGTAGCCCTCCTCCTTCAGCGCCTTGGCCGCCTGGGTGCCGGAATAATCAAACTCCGCCGCCTGGCCGATAACGATCGGGCCGGCGCCGATGATGAGGATCGAGGAGATGTCAGTACGCTTGGGCATCAGGAGTTCAACTGCTCCA
This portion of the Sphingomonas sp. LY54 genome encodes:
- a CDS encoding FtsB family cell division protein; this encodes MIKRAALPALAVLIIANFLGYAIVGSNGILSWGDYRRLKVERAVELAQLEEHKAKLAHRADLLDPRKADPDLADEMVRSQLGLVRPDEVVIPITE
- the eno gene encoding phosphopyruvate hydratase translates to MTAILDVHARQILDSRGNPTVEVEVLLEDGSMGRAAVPSGASTGAHEAVEKRDGDKSRYLGKGVMQAVEAVRGEIADAITGLDAEDQPEIDALLIELDGTDNKARLGANAILGVSLAIARAAADARALPLYRYVGGVSAQVLPVPMMNIINGGEHADNPIDFQEFMVMPVGADSLEEAVRCGAEIFHTLKKRLSDAGLSTAVGDEGGFAPALASTTDALDFIMKSVEQAGYTPGDDVVLALDCAATEFYKDGAYRMVGEGKTLSSGEMAEYLADLTRRYPILSIEDGMSEDDFEGWKILTDLVGDKVQLVGDDLFVTNPRRLEMGIAQGLANSLLVKVNQIGTLSETLEAVSMAQRAGYTAVMSHRSGETEDTTIADLAVATNCGQIKTGSLARSDRLAKYNQLIRIEEELGSAAKYAGRSIFASKRA
- a CDS encoding phage holin family protein produces the protein MDARVETPQTESSIGDLFHQLVGDGKAYVSAEVNLYKEIARHRAAQAKAGVAALVAGAVLALSGLIAFMVGLVMGLAPLVGPVLGGLIVLAVSGLIAFLLVRFGAARMAALSGTPEEKAALAAGENRP
- a CDS encoding DUF3618 domain-containing protein, with amino-acid sequence MKQDSVRLERAQREVVQARQRVQSTLGALQYRLKPGTLAHNAWDGVREKSGAIADDAMTAVKERPGTVSGVVAGIVLFLAREPLWRFASGLFAGRGDEPPGTIHANLDHDPDYDLTAPRVKRSQYEGVSA
- a CDS encoding ABC transporter substrate-binding protein, which encodes MRLITKSGAAFVLAAVALTAPAQAAVDNSDPGRFVQSLAQTGFGVLKGNRASARGQFRSLLSQHFAVETIGDRLIQRWRPTLKPAQYQAYKSAFPSFIVGTYADRLYDYANASIKVVRVQNQGNSSAVLTQVTKPGARPANAVWTVTKSGDGYKVTNLTVNGVNLAVAQRADFDSYVQRNGFDALVAFMKRRG
- a CDS encoding DUF4170 domain-containing protein, which encodes MSKMHLVFGGRVKDPQGLDFVDLPSVHLVGLFPDYASAVDAWRANAQRTVDDAEMKYVVVHLHRLLEPSLAEVSQG
- a CDS encoding rhomboid family intramembrane serine protease: MRPPQSWTKARATLAIAVATALAWIVPMLLGREMDAAVWGAFIPARLDGSISAEGLAPVWLTPLTATLVHGNFVHLAFNLLMLLFCGRAAEAILGARGIVILYVVSAYVAAAAMLLSAPGSAALMIGASGAVSGVFGAYALLFSRNRVNVAHPVLARWLNVAWMGAAWIVLQLMFGFVASGTAQPVAVAAHIGGFFAGFALTTPLLLLRYRKA
- the greA gene encoding transcription elongation factor GreA, with protein sequence MATVDKMPMLAEGYEKLQTEVRHLKTVERPAIIDAIEEARAHGDLSENAEYHAAKERQGQVEAQIADIDDRLSRAMVIDPKTLSGDKVVFGATVHLLDEHDKPIKYQIVGQTEADAKIGRISYSSPLGRALIGRSVGEDVEVSAPSGDKYYSIEKVEFI
- the carB gene encoding carbamoyl-phosphate synthase large subunit — protein: MPKRTDISSILIIGAGPIVIGQAAEFDYSGTQAAKALKEEGYRIILVNSNPATIMTDPELADATYVEPITPEMVAKIIEKERPDAVLPTMGGQTALNTALALFKDGTLDKYGVKMIGADADAIEMAEDRQKFRDAMDRIGLESPRSAIAHSLDEAIQALETTGLPAVIRPSFTLGGTGGGIAYNRDEFVAIVKGGLEASPTTEVLIEESLLGWKEYEMEVVRDRADNCIIICSIENIDPMGIHTGDSITVAPALTLTDKEYQIMRNASIAVLREIGVETGGSNVQFAVNPKDGRLIVIEMNPRVSRSSALASKATGFPIAKVAAKLAVGYTLDEIDNDITGATPASFEPTIDYIVTKIPRFAFEKFKGSEALLSTAMKSVGEVMAIGRSIHESLQKALRGLETGLIGLDGVKALYGAPRAEIEAALATPTPDRLLVAAQALREGFTVAEIHAIAKYDPWFLERIKEIVDAEEGICANGLPNDAEGLRRLKAMGFSDKRLAELAMKSANIPAGKALIGRHGLIHDTVRALAGATTEDEVRKLRHKLGVRPVFKRIDTCAAEFEAKTPYMYSTYEAPSFGEPEDESQPSDRKKVVILGGGPNRIGQGIEFDYCCCHACYALDEAGYETIMVNCNPETVSTDYDTSDRLYFEPLTAEDVLEILHVEQSRGTLHGVIVQFGGQTPLKLAAALEKEGIPILGTSPDAIDLAEDRERFAGLVNRLGLKQPANGIARSREEAIAVAERIGYPVLTRPSYVLGGRAMEIVDGPAQLDDYIHTAVQVSGDSPVLIDQYLRDAIEVDVDAISDGKDVVIAGVMQHIEEAGVHSGDSACSLPPYSLEPAIIAEIERQARELALALGVVGLMNVQFAVKEGEVYLIEVNPRASRTVPFVAKAIGTPIAKIAARVMAGEALMNFLPIHRDIPHIAVKEAVFPFARFPGVDPVLSPEMKSTGEVMGISNDFATAFLKSQQGGGVHLPDHGTLFVSVKDSDKTSIVSPVRALLGLGFKVLATAGTADYLIGQGLDVERVNKVAQGRPHIVDKIKDGEVDLIFNTTEGWQSHKDSASIRKSALMAKVPYFTTAASSAAVVRAIGALREHELEVRSLQDYYSVSRA